Proteins from one Deinococcus sp. AB2017081 genomic window:
- a CDS encoding EAL domain-containing protein: protein MPVPTSTTALQSALSDLLRMHAPEATLLASVGEEVLRVRADAAANVIGADLVPPDDWFERGEMTWLTRDGALLGLLWSEDGHVPATAVQVLTMLLAAARVDGANREAEVLVTQLPMATAWLSADLQFRRVSRPFLELFGLTDVHLVGRSLSQVFPDRPALLTSLVQAAAGRSVRLADERFEVSGTALWVRGEARSYFGGASAGVMLTLQDVTGEYDRASRVTALLDTDLPCALLSDAGIVLNASQGLLELCPPSASAAPGAPLWAWPCFADVPSEAVRNLVKLAATGGSARAEVALANGERLPLSVRRTSEPGLLVVEGLTGRRDGQLPSGMITQVLAQSDDATVLVDASGRAQLVSERAAQLLGVEASRLVGLGLTRVLGELGVRTFTTDGDPLLLPEWRTLTLPLRRELLLALPDGGLRHMEVRAAALDTDAGSVLLTLRDLTALRRAQARVRHNARHDALTGLLNRMGLREAITAPAAVRGGLGTVACVDIDGFGSLNAALGKTACDHLLIQIAARLHDMATSKGGSAARLTDDTFAVVLPTLGALEVTQAVQEALGSSVRAGQRDVPLTYALGLVTPRAVTTPDAALGDAEIAMQHAKRQGRAQVRTYDPGMRAQVARAFELEDALRGAVAGGQFTLLYQPVTDLTTGRALGAESLLRWNHPALGVLPPSQFLPLAGHSDLITEVSAWVVEHALNGRQTIRTALPERFGAWQVSVNLGLEELRRSAGLGRVQTLLSEHGAPDIEVAAGSLIDHSQETLGLLEQLRTLGAHLSVDDFGDGASSLSALTRFPLSAVKLHPTLTARLPDDQRSVALVQGTIDLAHRLGLQVVAVGVETSEQLDMLASMGCDAAQGYAICPPLALPDLLKWLQAH, encoded by the coding sequence ATGCCAGTCCCCACATCCACCACCGCCCTGCAATCCGCCCTGAGTGACCTGCTGCGTATGCACGCGCCCGAGGCGACCCTGCTCGCCTCCGTGGGCGAGGAGGTGCTGCGCGTCCGGGCGGACGCCGCTGCGAACGTGATCGGAGCGGACCTGGTGCCGCCCGACGACTGGTTCGAGCGGGGCGAGATGACGTGGCTGACCCGGGACGGAGCGCTGTTGGGGCTGCTGTGGAGTGAGGATGGTCACGTGCCGGCCACGGCCGTCCAGGTGCTGACCATGCTGCTCGCGGCGGCGCGCGTGGACGGCGCGAACCGGGAGGCAGAGGTGCTCGTCACGCAGCTGCCGATGGCGACGGCGTGGCTCAGCGCGGATCTCCAGTTCCGGCGGGTCAGCCGGCCGTTCCTTGAACTGTTCGGCCTGACCGACGTACATCTCGTCGGCCGGTCGCTGTCGCAGGTGTTCCCGGATCGGCCGGCGTTGCTGACCAGCCTGGTTCAGGCCGCCGCAGGCCGGTCGGTCCGGCTGGCCGACGAGCGCTTCGAGGTCTCCGGGACGGCGCTGTGGGTGCGTGGCGAGGCCCGGTCGTATTTCGGCGGGGCATCGGCCGGGGTCATGCTGACCCTTCAGGACGTCACGGGCGAGTACGACCGGGCCTCGCGGGTCACGGCGCTGCTCGACACGGACCTGCCGTGTGCCCTGCTCTCCGACGCCGGCATCGTGTTGAACGCCAGTCAGGGCCTGCTGGAGCTGTGTCCGCCGTCGGCGTCGGCGGCGCCCGGAGCGCCGCTGTGGGCGTGGCCGTGCTTCGCGGATGTGCCCTCGGAGGCGGTGCGCAACCTCGTGAAACTCGCTGCGACGGGCGGCTCGGCGCGGGCCGAGGTGGCCCTGGCGAACGGGGAGCGGCTGCCACTGTCGGTGCGGCGCACGTCCGAGCCGGGCCTGCTGGTGGTCGAGGGCCTGACGGGCCGACGCGACGGTCAGCTGCCCTCCGGCATGATCACCCAGGTGCTCGCGCAGTCCGACGACGCCACTGTCCTCGTGGACGCGTCGGGACGCGCCCAGCTGGTCAGCGAGCGGGCGGCTCAGCTGCTCGGCGTCGAGGCGTCGCGCCTGGTCGGCCTGGGCCTCACGCGGGTGCTGGGCGAACTGGGCGTGCGGACCTTCACGACCGACGGCGATCCCCTGCTGCTGCCCGAGTGGCGCACCCTGACCCTGCCCCTGCGCCGTGAACTGCTGCTGGCCCTGCCAGACGGTGGCCTGCGGCATATGGAGGTGCGGGCTGCCGCCCTGGACACCGACGCCGGCAGCGTCCTGCTGACCCTGCGCGACCTGACGGCGCTGCGCCGTGCCCAGGCGCGTGTGCGGCACAATGCCCGCCACGACGCCCTGACGGGCCTGCTCAACCGCATGGGCCTGCGCGAGGCGATCACGGCGCCGGCGGCCGTGCGCGGTGGGCTGGGCACCGTGGCGTGCGTGGACATCGACGGTTTCGGCAGCCTGAACGCCGCCCTGGGCAAGACCGCCTGCGATCACCTCCTGATCCAGATTGCGGCCCGCCTGCACGACATGGCCACCTCGAAGGGGGGCAGCGCGGCCCGTCTGACCGACGACACCTTCGCGGTGGTGCTGCCGACGCTGGGGGCACTGGAGGTGACCCAGGCCGTCCAGGAGGCCCTGGGATCCAGCGTGCGGGCCGGACAGCGGGACGTCCCGCTGACCTACGCGCTGGGCCTGGTCACGCCGCGCGCGGTGACCACCCCGGATGCCGCCCTGGGCGACGCCGAGATCGCCATGCAGCATGCCAAGCGCCAGGGCCGCGCCCAGGTGCGTACCTATGATCCGGGCATGCGTGCCCAGGTGGCCCGCGCCTTCGAACTCGAGGATGCCCTGCGCGGCGCGGTGGCGGGGGGGCAGTTCACGCTGCTGTACCAGCCCGTCACCGACCTGACGACCGGGCGGGCCCTGGGTGCCGAATCGCTGCTGCGGTGGAACCATCCGGCGCTGGGGGTGCTGCCGCCCAGCCAGTTCCTGCCGCTGGCCGGGCACAGTGACCTGATCACCGAGGTCAGCGCGTGGGTGGTCGAGCATGCCCTGAACGGTCGCCAGACCATCCGCACCGCCCTGCCGGAGCGCTTCGGGGCGTGGCAGGTCAGCGTGAATCTGGGCCTGGAAGAACTGCGCCGCAGCGCTGGCCTGGGCCGCGTGCAGACCCTCCTGAGTGAGCACGGGGCGCCGGACATCGAGGTCGCGGCGGGCAGCCTGATCGATCACAGCCAGGAGACGCTGGGCCTGCTGGAGCAGCTCCGTACCCTGGGGGCACACCTGAGCGTGGACGACTTCGGCGACGGGGCCAGCAGTCTCTCGGCGCTGACACGCTTCCCGCTCAGTGCCGTGAAACTCCACCCGACCCTGACCGCCCGCCTGCCCGACGACCAGCGCTCGGTGGCCCTGGTGCAGGGCACCATTGACCTCGCGCACCGGCTGGGACTCCAGGTCGTGGCGGTCGGGGTCGAGACCAGCGAGCAACTCGACATGCTGGCCTCGATGGGCTGCGACGCCGCGCAGGGCTACGCGATCTGCCCGCCGCTGGCCCTGCCCGATCTGCTCAAGTGGCTCCAGGCACACTGA
- a CDS encoding YifB family Mg chelatase-like AAA ATPase, which produces MLARARSVALIGVDAVPVEVEVDVSQGLPAFTVVGLPDQAVSEARERVRAAIRNAQLPFPAARITVNLAPADLRKEGPLYDLPIALGVLAAQGLLPARALDGVLVAGELALDGSLRPIAGAVNLALLASTLALPALLPSGNAPEAALIDGVTVYGAATLLDAVRHLSGQAPLEATEAPVPEHDPGAFLDLADLKGQAAARRALEVSLAGGHNLLLVGSPGSGKTMLARRAPGLLPPLSRSEALEVTRIHSAAGVLAARGGLNLDAPYRAPHHTVSDAGLIGGGSVPRPGEVSLAHRGVLFMDEFPEFSRKALETLRQPLEDGAVTISRARATVQYPARFQLIAAMNPCPCGHHGDPEKACACTPSERLRYASRLSGPLLDRVDVVVRVPRLTVEELTRAPEPEASGPVRARITQARTRMLERQGMRNSDLAGQALRQHAPLTAGPEAFIRAAARQLGLTGRGFDRVIRVARTVADLSGADTITEAHLAEAVGYRPRELS; this is translated from the coding sequence ATGCTGGCGCGTGCCCGCAGCGTGGCCCTGATCGGCGTCGATGCCGTCCCGGTCGAGGTCGAGGTGGACGTCTCTCAGGGGTTGCCCGCCTTCACCGTGGTCGGCCTTCCGGATCAGGCGGTCAGCGAGGCGCGGGAGCGTGTCCGGGCAGCCATCCGCAATGCGCAGCTGCCGTTTCCGGCGGCTCGGATCACCGTGAACCTCGCTCCGGCAGATCTGCGCAAGGAAGGGCCGCTGTATGACCTGCCGATCGCGCTGGGCGTGCTCGCGGCGCAGGGGCTCCTGCCCGCGCGGGCGCTGGACGGCGTGCTCGTGGCCGGGGAGCTCGCGCTGGACGGCAGCCTGCGGCCCATCGCCGGGGCGGTGAACCTCGCGCTGCTGGCCTCCACGCTGGCACTGCCTGCGCTGCTGCCATCGGGCAATGCCCCCGAGGCCGCGTTGATCGACGGCGTCACGGTCTATGGAGCCGCCACGCTCCTGGACGCGGTGCGGCACCTGTCGGGGCAGGCTCCGCTGGAGGCCACCGAGGCCCCGGTGCCCGAGCACGATCCCGGCGCGTTTCTGGATCTGGCCGATCTCAAGGGGCAGGCAGCGGCCCGCCGGGCGCTGGAGGTGTCGCTGGCCGGCGGCCACAACCTGCTGCTGGTGGGGTCTCCGGGCAGCGGCAAGACCATGCTGGCCCGCCGTGCCCCTGGGCTGCTGCCCCCCCTGTCCCGGTCGGAGGCGCTGGAAGTCACGCGCATCCACTCGGCGGCCGGCGTGCTCGCGGCGCGGGGTGGCCTGAACCTGGACGCACCGTACCGCGCCCCCCACCACACCGTCTCGGACGCGGGGCTGATCGGGGGCGGCAGCGTGCCCCGCCCCGGCGAGGTCAGTCTGGCGCACCGGGGCGTGCTGTTCATGGACGAGTTCCCGGAATTCAGCCGCAAGGCGCTGGAGACCCTTCGCCAACCATTGGAGGACGGCGCGGTGACGATCAGCCGGGCACGGGCCACCGTGCAATACCCGGCGCGGTTCCAGCTGATCGCGGCCATGAACCCCTGTCCCTGTGGGCATCATGGCGACCCGGAAAAAGCCTGTGCGTGTACGCCGTCCGAGCGGCTGCGCTACGCCTCCAGACTCAGTGGCCCGCTGCTTGACCGGGTCGATGTGGTGGTCAGGGTGCCCCGGCTCACGGTCGAGGAACTGACCCGCGCCCCCGAACCCGAGGCGTCTGGCCCCGTGCGGGCACGCATCACGCAGGCCCGCACGCGCATGCTGGAACGTCAGGGCATGCGCAATTCCGATCTGGCAGGGCAGGCGCTGCGGCAGCACGCCCCCCTGACGGCTGGGCCGGAAGCCTTCATCAGAGCGGCGGCCCGTCAGCTTGGACTGACGGGCCGGGGATTTGACCGGGTGATCCGGGTGGCGCGGACGGTGGCTGACCTGTCCGGCGCCGACACCATCACCGAAGCTCACCTGGCCGAGGCCGTGGGCTACCGGCCGCGGGAGCTGAGCTGA
- a CDS encoding metallophosphoesterase, whose product MRALITWPLLLVLAACAPATSPTRTLPDTVAALPGLPTDHLRVVVMGDQGTGTDTQWRVAAAMREVCAREGCDLGVALGDNFYPAGPKSLNTTLFRDRFEVPYGPLKIPFLVVPGNHDESWLAGGDGADSRGADVQVAYSRINPQWVMPARSYRAPVGQLVEFFAVDTTPMAAYLPPRRADERVGGAWEVAQRAWLSGALSRSTAHWQLVLGHHPLFSNSTHGDAGQYDGLGLAFQRGDGVRTLYMVACGRADLLLAGHDHALEVFGPQPECPGTWSLVSGAAGNPASPGGGKRAAAFEVYRQAGFMVLDIAASALRVEVYVLDAAGTPQRVHIQELVRP is encoded by the coding sequence ATGCGCGCCCTGATCACCTGGCCCCTGCTGCTCGTGCTGGCCGCCTGCGCGCCCGCCACGTCGCCCACCCGGACGCTGCCCGACACGGTGGCGGCGCTGCCGGGCCTGCCCACGGATCACCTGCGGGTCGTCGTCATGGGCGACCAGGGCACCGGCACGGACACGCAGTGGCGCGTGGCGGCGGCCATGCGGGAGGTCTGCGCACGCGAGGGCTGCGACCTGGGCGTGGCGCTGGGCGACAACTTCTACCCGGCCGGGCCGAAGTCGCTGAACACCACCCTGTTCCGCGACCGCTTCGAGGTGCCGTACGGTCCGCTGAAGATCCCCTTCCTGGTGGTGCCCGGCAACCACGACGAGTCCTGGCTGGCCGGCGGCGACGGCGCAGACTCACGCGGCGCGGACGTGCAGGTCGCGTATTCGCGGATCAATCCACAGTGGGTCATGCCGGCCCGCAGTTACCGCGCTCCCGTGGGTCAGCTCGTGGAGTTCTTCGCGGTGGACACGACGCCGATGGCCGCGTACCTGCCGCCCCGCCGGGCCGACGAACGGGTGGGCGGCGCGTGGGAGGTCGCCCAGCGGGCGTGGCTCTCGGGTGCCCTGTCGCGCAGCACGGCGCACTGGCAGCTGGTGCTGGGCCACCACCCGCTGTTCAGCAACTCCACCCATGGCGACGCCGGACAGTACGACGGGCTGGGACTGGCGTTCCAGCGCGGCGACGGTGTGCGCACGCTCTATATGGTCGCGTGTGGCCGCGCCGATCTCCTGCTGGCCGGGCACGACCACGCGCTGGAGGTGTTCGGGCCGCAGCCGGAGTGTCCGGGAACGTGGTCACTGGTGTCAGGCGCTGCGGGCAATCCAGCGTCGCCGGGCGGGGGGAAGCGCGCTGCGGCCTTCGAGGTCTACCGGCAGGCGGGATTCATGGTGCTGGACATCGCGGCGTCGGCCCTGCGCGTGGAGGTATACGTGCTGGACGCCGCCGGAACGCCCCAGCGGGTGCACATACAGGAACTTGTCCGGCCCTGA
- the thrS gene encoding threonine--tRNA ligase yields the protein MHVVLPDGKQLDLQQGATALDAAKAIGPRLAQDALAATSNGELVDLLTPLPDGAAITLITKKNPEAAAPLFRHSLGHVMSQAVGEFYRGKGYGDDAIKRGVGPSIENGWYQDFDLPEPLKEEDLPEIEKLMREIIGRNLEFSRREVSKAEGLAQFPHDPYKKELIEGLPDDEPITFYQQGDYVDLCRGPHFPSTGKLPQAFKLMSTSGAYWRGNEKNPILQRIYGVAFATQKELDEYLHQLEEARRRDHRKLGRELELFTIDPMVGKGLPLWLPNGTVLREELTSFLKEQQFRRGYQGVITPNIGNLDLYRTSGHYPYYAESQFNPIEVDDEQYMLKPMNCPHHVRIYGSKPRSYRDLPVRLAEFGTVYRYEQSGELNGLTRVRGFTQDDAHIFCRPDQLKKEFLDVLDLTVLVLGTFGMRDVRFRVGVREPGSDKYVGDEANWDLAEKQIIEAVEEVGLPYTVEPGDAAFYGPKLDFVVKDVLGREWQLGTIQVDYNLPERFDISYVGEDGQDHRPVMIHRAPFGSVERFTGILIEHYGGDFPLWLAPRQVMIIPIADRHNDYAWALRQELHDAGLRAEVDDSSNRMQAKVRTAELSKIPVMLVVGDKEQEGREVSVRERTPDGLKERKGVGFDDLKGELLTRYETRA from the coding sequence ATGCACGTAGTTCTTCCCGACGGTAAACAACTGGACTTGCAACAGGGCGCGACGGCGCTGGACGCCGCGAAGGCGATCGGCCCACGGCTGGCGCAGGACGCGCTGGCGGCCACCTCCAACGGCGAACTGGTGGATCTGCTGACGCCCCTGCCGGACGGCGCGGCCATCACGCTGATCACGAAGAAGAACCCGGAGGCCGCCGCGCCGCTGTTCCGGCACTCGCTGGGCCACGTGATGAGCCAGGCGGTGGGCGAGTTCTACCGGGGCAAGGGCTACGGGGACGACGCGATCAAGCGCGGGGTCGGCCCCAGCATCGAAAACGGCTGGTATCAGGACTTCGACCTGCCCGAGCCGCTGAAGGAAGAGGATCTGCCCGAGATTGAGAAATTGATGCGCGAGATCATCGGCCGCAATCTGGAGTTCAGTCGCCGTGAGGTCAGCAAGGCCGAGGGGCTGGCCCAGTTCCCGCACGACCCCTATAAGAAGGAGCTGATCGAGGGCCTGCCCGACGACGAGCCGATCACCTTCTACCAGCAGGGCGACTACGTGGATCTGTGCCGGGGGCCGCACTTCCCGAGCACGGGAAAGCTGCCCCAGGCCTTCAAGCTGATGAGCACCAGCGGCGCGTACTGGCGCGGGAACGAGAAGAACCCGATCCTCCAGCGTATCTACGGCGTGGCCTTCGCCACCCAGAAGGAGCTGGACGAGTACCTGCACCAGCTGGAGGAGGCCAGGAGGCGCGACCACCGCAAGCTGGGCCGGGAACTGGAACTGTTCACCATCGACCCCATGGTGGGCAAGGGCCTGCCGCTGTGGCTGCCGAACGGCACGGTGCTGCGCGAGGAGCTGACCAGCTTCCTGAAAGAGCAGCAGTTCAGGCGCGGGTACCAGGGCGTGATCACGCCGAACATCGGGAACCTCGACCTGTACCGCACGAGCGGGCACTACCCGTACTACGCCGAGTCGCAGTTCAATCCCATCGAGGTCGACGACGAGCAGTACATGCTCAAGCCGATGAACTGCCCGCACCACGTCCGGATCTACGGCAGCAAGCCGCGCAGTTACCGCGACCTGCCCGTCCGGCTGGCCGAGTTCGGCACGGTGTACCGCTACGAGCAGTCCGGCGAGTTGAACGGCCTGACCCGCGTGCGCGGCTTCACGCAGGACGACGCGCACATCTTCTGCCGCCCAGATCAGCTGAAGAAGGAATTCCTGGACGTCCTCGACCTGACGGTGCTGGTGCTCGGCACCTTCGGCATGCGTGATGTGCGCTTCCGCGTGGGCGTACGCGAGCCGGGCAGCGACAAGTACGTGGGCGACGAGGCCAACTGGGATCTGGCCGAGAAGCAGATCATCGAGGCGGTCGAAGAAGTGGGCCTGCCCTACACGGTCGAGCCGGGTGACGCCGCGTTCTACGGCCCCAAGCTGGACTTCGTGGTGAAGGACGTGCTGGGCCGCGAGTGGCAGCTCGGCACCATCCAGGTGGACTACAACCTGCCCGAACGCTTCGACATCAGCTACGTCGGCGAGGACGGTCAGGACCACCGTCCCGTGATGATCCACCGCGCCCCCTTCGGCAGCGTCGAGCGCTTCACGGGCATCCTGATCGAGCACTACGGTGGGGACTTCCCGCTGTGGCTGGCCCCCCGGCAGGTCATGATCATCCCGATTGCCGACCGCCACAACGACTATGCGTGGGCGCTGCGCCAGGAGCTCCACGACGCCGGGCTGCGGGCCGAGGTGGACGACAGTTCCAACCGCATGCAGGCGAAAGTCCGCACCGCCGAACTGAGCAAGATCCCGGTGATGCTCGTCGTGGGCGACAAGGAACAGGAAGGCCGCGAGGTCAGCGTGCGCGAACGCACCCCAGACGGCCTGAAGGAGCGCAAGGGCGTAGGCTTCGATGACCTGAAGGGCGAATTGCTGACGCGGTACGAGACGCGGGCGTAA
- a CDS encoding DUF3291 domain-containing protein, translated as MHLAQVNIGRLTAPLGSAQLHGFTSRLDEINALADRTPGFVWRLQGDGDSATDLRPFEDDSILVNMSVWEGLEPLRDYVYRSDHLQLLRERRQYFQHMTEAFTALWWIPAGHIPTTTEAWERLVHLRARGPTAQAFTFGKAFPAPEPTPH; from the coding sequence ATGCACCTCGCCCAGGTCAATATCGGCCGGCTGACCGCGCCGTTAGGCAGCGCACAGCTCCATGGCTTCACATCACGCCTGGACGAGATCAACGCGCTGGCCGACCGGACGCCGGGCTTCGTGTGGCGACTCCAGGGAGACGGCGACAGCGCGACCGACCTGCGCCCCTTCGAGGACGACAGCATTCTGGTGAACATGTCCGTGTGGGAGGGCCTGGAACCCCTGCGCGACTACGTGTACCGCAGCGACCACCTTCAATTGCTGCGCGAGCGCCGGCAGTATTTCCAGCACATGACGGAGGCGTTCACGGCGCTGTGGTGGATTCCCGCCGGGCACATCCCGACCACGACCGAGGCATGGGAGCGCCTGGTCCATCTGCGGGCACGTGGGCCGACCGCGCAGGCCTTCACGTTTGGGAAGGCGTTCCCGGCACCGGAGCCGACCCCGCACTAG
- a CDS encoding DUF805 domain-containing protein — protein sequence MNDYLNVIRNNYANFQGRARRREYWMFTLINTVILILLQIPVQGAVLAMSAQEEGGSAATGFAGATLVFAVLLLIYALAVILPSIAVTVRRLHDSGKSGWWYLLNLVPFGSLVVLVFCVLDSEPGSNKWGRNPKGLDQASPVGANNW from the coding sequence ATGAACGACTACCTGAACGTCATCCGCAACAACTACGCCAACTTCCAGGGCCGCGCCCGCCGCCGCGAGTACTGGATGTTCACACTGATCAACACGGTGATCCTGATCCTGCTCCAGATCCCGGTGCAGGGCGCGGTGCTGGCCATGTCCGCCCAGGAGGAAGGCGGCAGTGCGGCCACGGGCTTCGCCGGAGCCACCCTGGTCTTCGCCGTCCTGCTGCTGATCTACGCGCTGGCCGTGATCCTCCCCTCCATTGCCGTGACGGTGCGCCGTCTGCACGACAGCGGCAAGAGCGGGTGGTGGTATCTGCTCAATCTCGTTCCCTTCGGCAGTCTGGTGGTTCTGGTCTTCTGCGTTCTGGACAGCGAACCGGGCAGCAACAAATGGGGGCGTAACCCCAAGGGTCTGGATCAGGCAAGCCCGGTCGGCGCGAACAACTGGTAA